One segment of Spiroplasma cantharicola DNA contains the following:
- the sufC gene encoding Fe-S cluster assembly ATPase SufC gives MHKLEIKELYVSIEDKEILKGINLTVNSGEIHALMGPNGNGKSTLLMAIMGHPKYEITSGDILVDGKSILEMDVNERSKAGIFLAMQNPQTIPGVSNLEFLKYIVNAHSDEKKKLQEIFKDIKQGAKELDFDLNMLKRFVNDGFSGGEKKKNEILQLKMLNPIFSLIDEIDSGLDVDALEVVSKNLNKVDLSRNAMVIVSHYDRFFKKVKPTHAHVIIEGKIIKSGGKEIVEKINKEGYTWAKELSK, from the coding sequence ATGCACAAATTAGAAATTAAAGAACTATATGTAAGTATAGAGGACAAAGAAATATTAAAAGGAATTAATTTAACAGTTAATTCAGGAGAAATTCATGCTCTAATGGGGCCAAATGGTAATGGAAAGTCGACTTTATTAATGGCAATTATGGGTCACCCCAAGTATGAAATTACATCAGGAGATATCTTAGTTGATGGAAAATCAATTTTAGAAATGGATGTTAATGAAAGAAGTAAAGCTGGTATATTTTTAGCAATGCAAAATCCGCAAACTATTCCAGGGGTTTCAAACTTAGAGTTTTTAAAATATATAGTGAATGCTCACAGTGATGAAAAGAAAAAGTTACAAGAAATCTTTAAAGATATTAAACAAGGAGCTAAGGAATTAGATTTTGACTTAAATATGCTAAAAAGATTTGTTAATGATGGTTTTAGTGGTGGAGAGAAAAAGAAAAATGAAATTTTACAATTAAAAATGTTAAATCCAATTTTTAGTTTAATTGATGAAATTGATTCAGGATTAGATGTTGATGCTTTAGAAGTTGTTTCAAAAAACTTAAATAAAGTTGATTTATCAAGAAATGCAATGGTTATTGTTTCTCACTATGATAGATTCTTTAAAAAAGTAAAACCAACTCATGCACACGTTATTATTGAAGGAAAAATAATAAAAAGTGGTGGAAAAGAGATTGTTGAAAAAATTAACAAAGAAGGTTATACATGAGCAAAGGAACTATCTAAATAA
- a CDS encoding lipoprotein, protein MKKLLTLLGSVSLTATTATMAVACGTNYDVKDDGNSVLIQFLQSIDGKAKITSTDILWKLINSSNGPKNREKLTLDLLKMINLSILANIDSEENKFTIDEDNLYTNYDLKNTLKERWANAISNVDRQIANEKDVYKKEHGKKWEKEWNKMLVEKYSVYQDDVKSMNKDFLENKYKADILLTDSNNNASKTLLDVLINTDQTGVTWISSNDIMKKYNALKKVVEENTSNDAAIASYLKSDLDQIAQINNSLTDVSKDWKETKLHSESTDAELVAAAKEAIKVDVQEIKNDTPVSINNFTISDTNNSRAGFLSNSQKFFLDRFYNTQAPLAISEVVIPFSENGSFDDGVTVADFKSLDGNDQVNTEELLTQISSDNETGDTWRRWMVEGKTDKHPKATVKNYDKLMTLSNSADFTQDMRAVVYDFILGENKNGKPYSKGDLESLINEISRNEKAEKFYVYDEDKGRVYYVDSTGLHIVQIDGYKYFKDSKGAPKEGLRQEGIKESKINEHTLNELNEFKKYNALQDNEKVAALQTNKSEAYDNLNKTIVNPYLHYLTNSSMLKGIAGSASSFDVMSEVKSWAQVSSSTEGGASHWMTSVFDYFKTISKVKDDKKDSFKQEEFIDNYISFNVSEEKSQEEEVIKKTQSWFYAAVNSKQSLAAIDPAILFIEASEKWTDEIKTKTDASGYPKKLLKNDEYKEDIVSNTIESFWKPKVKVSEEIPSNRNLSNDLSSIVFDYNLVIKNIESSYLNFNKGGIK, encoded by the coding sequence GTGAAAAAATTATTAACACTGTTAGGAAGTGTTAGTTTAACAGCAACAACAGCAACAATGGCTGTAGCTTGCGGTACAAACTATGACGTTAAAGACGACGGAAACTCAGTTCTTATTCAATTTTTACAATCAATAGATGGAAAAGCAAAAATTACATCTACTGATATTCTATGAAAGTTAATTAATTCTTCAAATGGTCCAAAAAATAGAGAAAAACTTACTTTAGACTTATTGAAAATGATTAATTTATCTATTCTAGCAAATATAGATTCAGAAGAAAACAAATTTACAATAGATGAAGATAACTTATATACAAATTATGATTTAAAAAACACTTTGAAAGAAAGATGAGCAAATGCTATTTCAAATGTTGATAGACAAATTGCAAATGAAAAAGATGTATATAAAAAAGAACACGGTAAAAAATGAGAAAAAGAATGAAATAAAATGCTTGTTGAAAAATACAGCGTTTATCAAGACGACGTCAAGTCAATGAATAAAGACTTCCTAGAAAACAAATACAAAGCAGATATACTGTTAACAGATTCAAATAATAATGCTTCAAAAACATTATTAGATGTTTTAATTAACACTGATCAAACAGGAGTTACTTGAATTAGCTCAAATGACATTATGAAAAAATATAATGCGCTAAAAAAAGTAGTTGAAGAAAATACAAGCAATGATGCAGCAATTGCTAGTTATTTAAAATCAGATTTAGATCAAATAGCTCAAATTAACAACTCATTAACTGATGTTTCAAAAGATTGAAAAGAAACTAAATTGCATTCAGAATCAACTGATGCAGAATTAGTTGCAGCTGCAAAAGAAGCAATTAAAGTAGATGTACAAGAAATTAAGAATGATACACCAGTTAGCATAAACAATTTCACAATAAGTGATACAAATAACTCAAGAGCAGGTTTCTTAAGTAATTCACAGAAATTTTTCTTAGATCGTTTCTACAATACTCAAGCCCCTCTTGCTATAAGTGAAGTTGTTATTCCATTTTCAGAAAATGGTTCATTCGATGATGGAGTTACAGTAGCAGATTTTAAATCATTAGATGGAAATGATCAAGTAAACACTGAAGAACTGTTAACTCAAATATCATCAGATAATGAAACTGGAGATACATGAAGAAGATGAATGGTTGAAGGAAAAACTGATAAACATCCAAAGGCAACTGTTAAAAACTACGATAAACTTATGACTTTAAGTAATTCAGCAGACTTTACTCAAGATATGAGAGCTGTTGTCTATGACTTTATTCTAGGTGAGAACAAAAATGGAAAACCTTACTCTAAAGGTGATTTAGAATCATTAATTAATGAAATTTCAAGAAACGAAAAAGCAGAGAAATTTTATGTTTATGATGAAGATAAAGGAAGAGTTTATTATGTTGATTCAACTGGGTTACATATAGTTCAAATTGATGGCTACAAATACTTTAAAGATTCTAAGGGAGCTCCAAAAGAAGGACTGCGCCAAGAAGGAATTAAAGAAAGCAAAATTAATGAACATACATTAAATGAATTAAATGAATTTAAAAAGTACAATGCTTTACAAGATAATGAAAAAGTAGCTGCTTTACAAACAAACAAAAGCGAAGCTTACGATAATTTAAATAAAACAATAGTAAATCCCTATTTACATTATTTAACAAATTCTTCAATGTTGAAAGGTATTGCAGGTTCTGCTTCAAGCTTTGATGTTATGTCAGAAGTTAAATCATGAGCACAAGTATCTTCTTCAACAGAAGGTGGAGCTTCACATTGAATGACATCAGTATTTGATTACTTTAAAACAATTTCAAAAGTAAAAGATGATAAAAAAGATTCATTTAAACAAGAAGAATTTATTGATAACTACATTAGTTTCAATGTAAGTGAAGAAAAAAGTCAAGAAGAAGAAGTTATTAAAAAAACTCAATCTTGATTCTACGCTGCAGTTAATTCAAAACAAAGTTTAGCAGCAATTGACCCAGCTATCTTATTTATTGAAGCAAGTGAAAAATGAACAGACGAAATTAAAACAAAAACTGATGCTAGTGGTTATCCAAAGAAACTTTTAAAAAATGATGAGTATAAAGAAGATATTGTTTCAAACACAATTGAATCATTTTGAAAACCAAAAGTTAAAGTAAGTGAAGAAATTCCAAGTAATAGAAATTTAAGCAATGATTTAAGTTCAATTGTATTTGACTATAATTTAGTAATAAAAAACATTGAAAGTTCGTATTTAAATTTCAATAAGGGAGGTATTAAATAA
- a CDS encoding lipoprotein, which yields MKRLLGILSAVSLTVSTPSLVVACGTKERITSPKLNKELAKKLLVQISGNKDLANIDFGSLFTDAQIETVIVNMVNELLSLQYSFDSTNNMFRNLDFKEFYTSDKETGIEEAFKTKYSLESRTIAENKLFEDYTKSIGTTRLDYWAIRNNYNLNIQNNETKVNDINSEQIELSNENPYIYISESAPTDENSIWKFSNEQGKEGPIGGTSKLPQIEDLTKEYQENGSSMFWVKNNDGEFKQISAKTALYLRFQDYFESKLLEDINDNLLTNSYLKSTMFDTKTFGDNQKAPFINPSSAMFSKTQTLNETSINEYWKSNVKMVWTLKFDITKAEAITNINKVINDKKDLLNISSGALIKGKSIKDIVGIFNGTEKPIKDNKTAYDSYFGLQGFQGLTIYDGENAIGESPIAGKAYESKVKSWNNGPGIIKSSSENFLTIDSENNNYADLVIVLPIYMIELLGGSGTVDGSNEDANEDPTYKIVGKGKDEESKIKFSNTIGNDSIYKERWNNKNNSTLHSKDVAELAQNSEKQNALLNQIMYGISKDATSSELAKTIIYTKYLDKDDVYYAGLWDKIGTYIKSEDDKDE from the coding sequence ATGAAAAGATTATTAGGAATACTTAGTGCAGTGTCATTAACTGTATCTACCCCTTCTCTTGTTGTTGCTTGTGGTACAAAAGAAAGAATAACTAGTCCAAAATTAAATAAAGAACTAGCTAAAAAATTATTAGTACAAATTTCAGGTAATAAAGATCTTGCAAATATTGATTTTGGTTCACTATTTACAGATGCTCAAATTGAAACAGTAATTGTTAACATGGTAAACGAATTATTATCATTACAATACAGTTTTGATTCAACAAACAATATGTTTAGAAATTTAGATTTTAAAGAATTTTATACTTCTGATAAAGAAACAGGAATAGAAGAAGCATTTAAAACTAAATATAGTCTTGAATCAAGAACAATAGCTGAAAATAAATTATTTGAAGATTACACAAAGTCAATTGGTACTACAAGACTTGACTATTGAGCTATAAGAAACAATTATAATTTAAATATTCAAAATAATGAAACAAAAGTAAATGATATCAATAGTGAGCAAATTGAGTTAAGCAATGAAAATCCTTATATTTACATATCTGAAAGTGCTCCAACTGATGAAAATAGTATTTGAAAATTTTCAAATGAACAAGGAAAAGAAGGTCCAATTGGGGGAACAAGTAAACTACCTCAAATTGAAGATTTAACAAAAGAATACCAAGAAAACGGTTCATCAATGTTTTGAGTTAAAAATAATGATGGAGAATTTAAACAAATTAGTGCAAAAACAGCATTGTATTTAAGATTTCAAGATTATTTTGAATCAAAACTGTTAGAAGATATCAATGATAATCTTCTAACAAATTCATATTTAAAATCAACAATGTTTGATACTAAAACATTTGGTGATAATCAAAAGGCACCTTTTATAAATCCATCTTCAGCAATGTTTTCAAAAACACAAACATTAAATGAAACTTCAATTAATGAGTATTGAAAATCAAATGTTAAAATGGTTTGAACTTTAAAATTTGATATTACTAAAGCTGAGGCAATTACTAACATAAATAAAGTAATTAACGATAAAAAAGATCTATTAAATATTAGTAGTGGTGCTTTAATAAAAGGTAAATCAATTAAAGATATTGTTGGTATTTTCAATGGTACTGAAAAACCAATTAAAGATAATAAAACTGCTTATGACTCATACTTTGGATTACAAGGTTTCCAAGGATTAACTATTTATGATGGTGAAAATGCAATTGGAGAAAGTCCAATTGCAGGTAAAGCTTATGAATCTAAAGTTAAATCATGAAATAATGGTCCAGGTATTATAAAATCAAGTTCTGAAAACTTCCTAACTATCGATTCAGAAAATAATAACTATGCAGATTTAGTAATTGTTCTTCCAATCTATATGATTGAATTATTAGGTGGATCTGGTACAGTTGATGGTTCAAATGAAGATGCAAATGAAGATCCAACTTATAAAATTGTTGGTAAAGGAAAAGACGAAGAAAGTAAAATAAAATTCAGTAATACTATCGGAAATGATTCTATTTATAAAGAGAGATGAAATAATAAAAATAACTCAACTCTTCATTCAAAAGATGTAGCTGAATTAGCTCAAAATTCTGAAAAACAAAATGCTTTATTAAACCAAATAATGTATGGAATTTCAAAAGATGCTACTTCAAGTGAATTGGCAAAAACAATCATATATACAAAATACTTAGATAAAGATGATGTATATTATGCAGGACTATGAGATAAAATTGGAACATATATTAAAAGTGAAGATGATAAAGACGAATAA
- a CDS encoding HIT family protein, translating to MDCIFCKIINKEMESKVFYENEHTLAFLDIFPNSDGHSLVIPKKHFENYEQTDDFYLQEVAKTKKIVAKMLREKLNAKGMNYVSNQGSEAFQMVFHYHEHIIPKFVKEQGYGFKINNKPEYLSDIDKIYKKLK from the coding sequence ATGGATTGTATTTTTTGTAAAATCATTAACAAAGAAATGGAATCTAAGGTATTTTATGAAAATGAACATACCCTAGCCTTTCTAGATATTTTCCCAAACAGTGATGGTCACTCTTTGGTTATCCCAAAAAAGCACTTTGAAAACTATGAGCAAACTGATGATTTCTATCTACAAGAAGTTGCCAAGACTAAAAAAATTGTGGCTAAAATGTTAAGAGAAAAATTGAATGCAAAAGGAATGAATTACGTCTCTAATCAAGGTTCAGAGGCCTTTCAAATGGTATTTCACTATCATGAGCACATTATCCCTAAATTTGTAAAAGAGCAAGGATATGGCTTTAAAATAAACAATAAACCGGAATATTTAAGCGATATTGACAAAATCTATAAAAAATTAAAATAG
- a CDS encoding glycoside hydrolase family 1 protein, translating to MKFEDKDFLWGAASSAAQIEGAYDIDGKSLTVADLIPYIKLKNKKDLSEIRSLGKEDFLDGLNPNSTKTYPKRLGNDFYNRYKEDIKLMKDAGMNIYRLSVSWARIFPNGDEEVPNEAGLAFYERVFKECRKQNMEIMVTLSHFDFPYPILEKYNGLLNRKVIEMFVKYAKTLIERFSKYVKYWLPFNELNICLMHTHIGLGFFSEKTNNHMDIIRKSFQGLHHLFIVQAEIIKFAKKYPDIKVGCMVSDMTTYSYDCNPINVLNNLKQEQIRKWFFFDVMVRGEYPRYSKRFFKENNIEFTIAEGDMELLKNNPIDFISFSYYQTHTTSVTENVGQSQGNLIDGGINPYLKQTEWGWQIDPVGLRYELNQLWDRYQLPLFISENGIGAIEKLDKNMTVEDDYRIEYYREHFLQINEAIKDGVNVFGYTMWTSIDLVSGSTSEFDKRYGIVYVDYDDYHNGTGDRFLKKSYHWFKEFMRTKELK from the coding sequence ATGAAATTTGAAGATAAGGATTTTTTATGGGGTGCTGCAAGTTCAGCAGCTCAAATTGAAGGAGCATATGACATTGATGGTAAATCATTGACTGTAGCTGATTTAATTCCATATATTAAATTAAAAAATAAAAAAGACCTTTCTGAAATTCGCTCTTTGGGCAAAGAAGATTTTTTGGATGGACTTAATCCCAATAGCACTAAAACTTATCCAAAGCGTTTAGGAAATGATTTTTATAATCGCTATAAAGAAGATATCAAATTAATGAAAGATGCTGGTATGAATATTTATCGCCTTTCTGTTTCATGAGCTAGAATTTTTCCAAATGGTGATGAAGAAGTTCCAAATGAAGCAGGACTTGCTTTTTATGAACGTGTCTTTAAAGAATGTCGCAAACAAAATATGGAAATTATGGTAACTTTAAGTCACTTTGATTTTCCTTATCCAATTCTTGAAAAGTACAATGGTTTATTAAATCGCAAAGTTATTGAAATGTTTGTTAAATATGCTAAAACATTAATTGAGCGTTTTTCGAAATATGTCAAATATTGATTACCTTTTAATGAATTAAATATTTGTTTGATGCATACACATATAGGATTAGGTTTTTTTAGTGAAAAAACCAATAATCATATGGATATTATAAGAAAGTCCTTTCAAGGATTACATCACTTATTTATTGTTCAAGCAGAAATAATTAAATTTGCAAAAAAATATCCTGATATTAAAGTTGGGTGTATGGTATCTGATATGACAACATATTCTTATGATTGTAATCCAATCAATGTTCTTAATAATTTAAAACAAGAGCAAATTCGTAAATGATTTTTCTTTGATGTAATGGTAAGAGGTGAATATCCACGATATTCTAAGCGCTTTTTTAAAGAAAACAACATTGAATTTACTATTGCAGAAGGTGATATGGAACTGTTGAAAAATAACCCAATTGATTTTATTTCATTTAGTTATTATCAAACTCATACTACTTCAGTTACTGAAAATGTTGGTCAAAGCCAAGGGAACTTAATTGATGGAGGAATAAATCCGTATTTAAAACAAACTGAATGAGGATGACAAATTGATCCAGTAGGCTTACGCTATGAGTTAAATCAACTATGAGATCGATATCAATTACCGTTATTTATTTCTGAAAACGGGATTGGCGCTATTGAAAAATTGGATAAAAATATGACAGTTGAAGATGATTATCGTATTGAATATTATCGTGAACATTTTCTTCAAATTAACGAAGCTATTAAAGATGGTGTAAATGTATTTGGTTATACAATGTGAACTTCAATTGATTTAGTAAGTGGCTCAACAAGTGAATTTGATAAGCGTTATGGAATTGTCTATGTGGATTATGATGACTATCATAATGGAACAGGTGATAGATTTTTAAAAAAATCATATCATTGATTTAAAGAGTTTATGAGAACAAAAGAATTAAAATAA